From the Mustelus asterias chromosome 14, sMusAst1.hap1.1, whole genome shotgun sequence genome, one window contains:
- the hnrnpa3 gene encoding heterogeneous nuclear ribonucleoprotein A3 isoform X2 encodes MEVQEPKEPEQLRKLFIGGLSFETNEESLKEHFEQWGQLTDCVVMREPQTKRSRGFGFVTYSSVLEVDAAMSARPHKVDGRVVEPKRAVSREDSTKPGAHLTVKKIFVGGIKEDTEEYHLRDYFEKYGKIENVEVMTDRGSGKKRGFAFVTFDDHDSVDKIVVQKYHTVNGHNCEVRKALSRQEMQGLGSGQRGRGSSGGGSSPGHYMGRGGGNFGSGNGGGNFNRGGNFSGRGMGNFGGGRDDFGGSGGGGYNGFGDGNFGGSGGGGGNYNDFGNYPNQSSNYGPMKNSNYGRNSGPYGGGYGSGGGSGGGSGGGSGGYGRRY; translated from the exons ATGGAG GTTCAAGAACCTAAAGAACCAGAGCAGTTACGCAAGCTCTTCATTGGTGGATTGAGTTTCGAAACTAATGAAGAGAGTTTGAAGGAACACTTTGAGCAATGGGGACAATTAACAGATTGTGTG gTGATGAGGGAACCACAAACAAAGcgttcaagaggatttggatttgTGACTTATTCTTCTGTATTGGAGGTGGATGCTGCTATGTCTGCACGGCCACACAAAGTTGATGGTCGTGTTGTGGAACCAAAAAGAGCAGTGTCAAGAGAA GATTCTACAAAACCTGGTGCCCATTTAACAGTGAAAAAAATATTTGTTGGCGGTATCAAAGAAGATACTGAGGAGTATCACCTGAGAGATTATTTTGAGAAGTATGGCAAGATTGAAAATGTTGAAGTTATGACTGATCGTGGAAGTGGCAAAAAACGAGGGTTTGCCTTTGTCACATTTGATGATCACGACTCCGTTGACAAAATTGTTG TTCAAAAGTACCATACTGTGAATGGGCACAACTGTGAAGTGAGGAAAGCACTTTCACGACAGGAGATGCAGGGGCTGGGATCTGGCCAAAGAG GACGTGGTAGTTCTGGAGGTGGCAGTAGCCCTGGCCATTACATGGGCCGTGGTGGTGGAAATTTTGGAAGTGGAAATGGAGGAGGCAACTTTAACCGAGGAGGAAATTTCAGTGGCAGAG GAATGGGAAACTTTGGAGGTGGCCGTGATGATTTTGGAGGGAGCGGTGGTGGTGGATATAATGGATTCGGTGATG GAAATTTTGGTGGCAGTGGTGGTGGCGGCGGGAACTACAATGACTTTGGAAACTATCCCAATCAATCATCAAATTATGGACCCATGAAGAATAGCAATTATGGGCGGAATTCTGGTCCCTATGGTG GTGGTTATGGATCAGGTGGTGGaagtggtggtggaagtgggggAGGAAGTGGTGGCTATGGTAGAAGATATTAA
- the hnrnpa3 gene encoding heterogeneous nuclear ribonucleoprotein A3 isoform X1 has translation MEVQEPKEPEQLRKLFIGGLSFETNEESLKEHFEQWGQLTDCVVMREPQTKRSRGFGFVTYSSVLEVDAAMSARPHKVDGRVVEPKRAVSREDSTKPGAHLTVKKIFVGGIKEDTEEYHLRDYFEKYGKIENVEVMTDRGSGKKRGFAFVTFDDHDSVDKIVVQKYHTVNGHNCEVRKALSRQEMQGLGSGQRGRGSSGGGSSPGHYMGRGGGNFGSGNGGGNFNRGGNFSGRGMGNFGGGRDDFGGSGGGGYNGFGDGGNFGGGQGYCGRGGGGGYGGGGPGFGNQGGGGGGGGYGGGGGGYDNYSEGGNFGGNFGGSGGGGGNYNDFGNYPNQSSNYGPMKNSNYGRNSGPYGGGYGSGGGSGGGSGGGSGGYGRRY, from the exons ATGGAG GTTCAAGAACCTAAAGAACCAGAGCAGTTACGCAAGCTCTTCATTGGTGGATTGAGTTTCGAAACTAATGAAGAGAGTTTGAAGGAACACTTTGAGCAATGGGGACAATTAACAGATTGTGTG gTGATGAGGGAACCACAAACAAAGcgttcaagaggatttggatttgTGACTTATTCTTCTGTATTGGAGGTGGATGCTGCTATGTCTGCACGGCCACACAAAGTTGATGGTCGTGTTGTGGAACCAAAAAGAGCAGTGTCAAGAGAA GATTCTACAAAACCTGGTGCCCATTTAACAGTGAAAAAAATATTTGTTGGCGGTATCAAAGAAGATACTGAGGAGTATCACCTGAGAGATTATTTTGAGAAGTATGGCAAGATTGAAAATGTTGAAGTTATGACTGATCGTGGAAGTGGCAAAAAACGAGGGTTTGCCTTTGTCACATTTGATGATCACGACTCCGTTGACAAAATTGTTG TTCAAAAGTACCATACTGTGAATGGGCACAACTGTGAAGTGAGGAAAGCACTTTCACGACAGGAGATGCAGGGGCTGGGATCTGGCCAAAGAG GACGTGGTAGTTCTGGAGGTGGCAGTAGCCCTGGCCATTACATGGGCCGTGGTGGTGGAAATTTTGGAAGTGGAAATGGAGGAGGCAACTTTAACCGAGGAGGAAATTTCAGTGGCAGAG GAATGGGAAACTTTGGAGGTGGCCGTGATGATTTTGGAGGGAGCGGTGGTGGTGGATATAATGGATTCGGTGATG GTGGCAATTTTGGAGGTGGCCAAGGTTACTGTggtagaggaggaggaggaggatatgGCGGTGGTGGCCCAGGTTTTGGCAAtcaaggtggtggtggaggtggaggaggatatggtggtggtggtggtggctacGACAACTACAGTGAAGGTGGAAACTTTGGAG GAAATTTTGGTGGCAGTGGTGGTGGCGGCGGGAACTACAATGACTTTGGAAACTATCCCAATCAATCATCAAATTATGGACCCATGAAGAATAGCAATTATGGGCGGAATTCTGGTCCCTATGGTG GTGGTTATGGATCAGGTGGTGGaagtggtggtggaagtgggggAGGAAGTGGTGGCTATGGTAGAAGATATTAA